The following coding sequences lie in one Apium graveolens cultivar Ventura chromosome 3, ASM990537v1, whole genome shotgun sequence genomic window:
- the LOC141713617 gene encoding uncharacterized protein LOC141713617, with product MAGMLPGVESARRRRCHGTGAAWADSQSSSFLENSKNSRRSSLCLYSSNNSSHSNLLQKRAVKYQQQQQEQEDDEKLGGAAREAKERLDERLRSQYRKLEPKRRNSTGRISSSVALEGRTTTREEVRNQEPSAGLRRSSSSSKRLMMSWAKLRSWKSSDQEECAVCLEHFKSSEDLSFLPCAHRFHSKCLLPWLQENAHCPCCRNPI from the exons ATGGCTGGTATGTTACCAGGAGTTGAAAGTGCTAGACGCAGACGGTGTCACGGAACAGGCGCTGCCTGGGCGGATTCGCAGTCTTCTTCGTTTCTCGAAAACTCGAAAAATAGCAGGCGTTCGTCTTTGTGCTTGTATTCCAGCAACAATAGCTCCCACTCCAATCTGCTTCAG AAAAGAGCGGTGAAATACCAGCAGCAGCAACAGGAGCAGGAGGATGACGAGAAGCTAGGCGGAGCAGCTAGAGAGGCCAAAGAGAGGCTAGATGAGAGACTCAGATCTCAGTACAGAAAATTGGAACCTAAAAG AAGAAACAGCACGGGGAGGATTAGCAGTAGTGTTGCATTGGAGGGAAGGACGACAACGAGAGAGGAGGTTAGAAACCAGGAACCATCAGCTGGATTGAGGAGATCATCTTCGTCGTCAAAGAGGTTGATGATGAGTTGGGCTAAATTGAGGAGCTGGAAGTCTTCGGATCAGGAGGAATGTGCTGTGTGCCTGGAGCATTTTAAGTCTAGTGAGGATCTGTCATTTCTCCCCTGCGCTCATCGGTTCCATTCTAAGTGCCTTCTCCCTTGGCTTCAAGAGAATGCTCATTGCCCTTGTTGTCGAAATCCTATCTAG